The Gemmatimonadaceae bacterium genome contains the following window.
GTATCGCTCGAGCCAGAGCGAGTGCGAGAGAAGAATCACGTTGCCGGCACCCGGACGGCTGGCGTCTTCCGTGAAGGCGTGACCAAGCTCCGGCGCGACGCCGAGCATCGGGATCAGATTGCTGGTGATCGACACGCCATCGAGCCTGGACGCCGGGCGATCGTCACCGTATGTGATGCTCCGAGGGCGAATCATCGCGACGCCGGCGAGCCCCGTGCGGCGCTCACGCAGCGCCAGCAGCTCGCCGATCGACCCGACGATGTTCGCGTCGATCGTCACGAGCTCGTTGGGGCGACTGTACGGGAGCGGCTCGAGCAGCACCGCGTTGACGAACGAGAAGATCGTCGTGTTCGCGGCGATCGCGATCGCCAGCGTCACGATCGCGGTGACCGCGAAGCCCGGCGCGCGGCGCAGCGACCGCAGGGCGAACCGGGCGTCCTGCCAAGCGTCGCGAATCCAGTCGGCGCGGATGCGGCGCCGCTCTCTGGACCGATCGATCGCCCGCAGCTGGGCGACGACGCCGTCGACGTCGCCGAATCGTTCGCGCGCGGCGGCGCGCGCCTCGTTGAGATCGAGACCGGCGCGCAGCGCCTCCTGCTCGCGCATCTGCAGGTGATGACGGACTTCGTCTTGCGCGTCCTCGACGGATCGGCGGCGCACGAGGTCGCGGTAGCGGCGCCACACGGGTTGGTCGCTCATGCCGACGCCGGCCGGGTCGTGGACTTGAGCACCTTGCCGACCGCGGCGGCGTAGCGCCACCAATCGCGCGCGTCGGCCGTCAGCTGCTCGCGCCCTTTGGCCGTGAGCTGATAGAACTTCGCTCGGCGATTGTTCTCCGATGAACCCCAGGTCGCCTTGACCCACCCCTTGTCCTCCATCCGGTGCAAGGCCGGATAGAGCGAGCCCTCTTCGAGCCGGAGCACGTCGTCGGCGGCGTCCTGGACCCAGCGCGCGATGGAGAACCCGTGCTGCGGCCCCCACGAGAGCGCTTTCAGCACCAGCAGCTCGACGGCTCCGTGACGGAATTCGATCGTCGACATTCCGGCTCTCCCTTTACTTGGCATTTCTATGGGGAAGGCTATCGCCGTTTCCCCCTAGACTTGTCAAGTGAGACAACAGATGTCGCGGAAGGGTTGGGTTTGCGGCTGATGAACGGTGAAGCACGAATGCGGCGTGGTGCGCGCCACCCACGGCGCGGCGTCTGCGCGTGCGCCGCACCCGGCCACCACTCTCGTTCCAGGTCTCCGCACCCCGCCACCGCTCCCGTTCCACCTCGTTCACCAACAGTCCTTCCCTCGTTTCCTGTGCGTCCCGTGTCCCCTGCGTTAAGTAGTTGCAGTTACGGCAGCTCGCCGGGTCCCGACGCCTCGCGAGCCGATGCTCATCCAAATGACCCCGCCCCCGCCCTCGCCACAGCCCTCGCCACAGTACCAGCCGACCCTCTTCGACCGCCGCGGACCGGAAGCCGCAACGCTCCTTCAGGCGCTCGGACTCGGCCTGATGGTCTTCGGCGTCACGACTGGGGCGCTGATGTCGCAGATCGGCTTTCATTGGTGGGAGCTTCCGGTGGGCCTGGGTGCGGGTGCCGTCTGCGGGTCCGTGGGCTGGGTCATCGGCGAGGCCGTCGGCAATGGATGGAAGCAAGTCGCCGTGAACGGGTCGAGCACGCCGTATGAGCGACAGTTCTCGTACGAGCAATCGCTCGTCATGAGGGGACGTGTGGACGACGCGCTGGAATCGTTCGAGGCGGTGATCGCGACCGAGCCCGAGCTGATCGCGCCGCGCATCAAGGCGGCGGAGCTCTACGCCCGTGAGAAGAACGACCCGCAGCGAGCCGCGGAGTTGTTCCGCGACGTTCTGCGATCGCCGATGATCACACCCGGCGACAACGTCTACGCCACGAATCGACTCGTGGACCTCTACATCGGACCGTTGAACGAGCCGGGGCGCGCGCTGGTCGAGCTGCGGCGTCTCATCGACACGCGACCAGGCACTCCGGCCGCCGAGCACGCACGGCGAAGCCTTGCCGATCTCAAGGCTCGTATGAATGTTGACTCGGTCGAGGAAACCTGAGTCGAACGAATGCGAATGCGTTGGGCCACAAAATCCAATCGAGTCTTCATGGCGCTGAGCGCCGTGCTCGTCATGGCTCCACGTGCCGGAGCACAGGCACCGGGACACACCATTCGCGGAACGGTCCGCGACTCGGCCACGGGACAAGAGCTGAGTGGCGCGGTCATAGAGCTCGCGGGCCCGCCGCCGTCCGCGCGCACGGTGACACGCAGCGATCAGCGTGGCACGTTTCAGTTCTCTCGCA
Protein-coding sequences here:
- a CDS encoding PadR family transcriptional regulator, with translation MSTIEFRHGAVELLVLKALSWGPQHGFSIARWVQDAADDVLRLEEGSLYPALHRMEDKGWVKATWGSSENNRRAKFYQLTAKGREQLTADARDWWRYAAAVGKVLKSTTRPASA